caataaaaagagaGTTACAAAAGAAAGTGTTTATTTGACTGATTTCTCCCTTTCTGTAGGACTGTGACCCCTCCTTTTTCTTTGCTCTGTTCAGGTAacccagcagcagctcagcacaTCCATGAGGTGGTTCGTGATACAGTCAGGGCACAGCGAGCTCTTCCCGACTTCGGCCGCTCACCGATCTCCAGCCACATTCAGCTTCAAGCCCATCTCGCCTCAAAACGCTGCAGACCCAAATACAGAGACGAGCCGGTGAATGTGAGACCACTTGGTTCGCGTCCGTTACTGCACCCCAGTCACCCTGAAATCCAGACAAGTCCAACTACGTGCTACCAAGACCCCCAAAAACCTGAATCCACTTTGAGCTCTGATGCACATCTGAGTCCCATCAGATCCAGTCAGAGCTTCAAGTCTGAGACCGGCAGCTACATGGAGATGAACAGCGGGAGGCAAAACGATGGCAGGAGACCTGCCATGGTGACGGGGGACTACTGCGGGATGGACGACTGGGAGCCAGCTGGGAAGCAGCAGTCGAGGTACATGATGATGTCACCACAAGTGAGCCACAGCTCGCCTGTGCTGCCACAGGATGAATACATGACCATGGCGAGCCCACAGAAACACGAGTCAGCTCACTCTCCCCTTCAGACATCATTCAGCGGGTATGTTTATTGTTTGATTGTATCTTTCATACAGAATACAATATTCCCATCTTGAACAGGCggtgtaaaaggggcttttaTTTCTGATATCCTCTGTTAGAACAAACTTGCAAAATACAACTTTCTGTCCTGTTGTAGCTCCACTTCTGACAGCGACTCTCCTCTGCACCCACAACATGGTCAGACCAGTGAA
The nucleotide sequence above comes from Plectropomus leopardus isolate mb unplaced genomic scaffold, YSFRI_Pleo_2.0 unplaced_scaffold5005, whole genome shotgun sequence. Encoded proteins:
- the LOC121939529 gene encoding uncharacterized protein LOC121939529, encoding NPAAAQHIHEVVRDTVRAQRALPDFGRSPISSHIQLQAHLASKRCRPKYRDEPVNVRPLGSRPLLHPSHPEIQTSPTTCYQDPQKPESTLSSDAHLSPIRSSQSFKSETGSYMEMNSGRQNDGRRPAMVTGDYCGMDDWEPAGKQQSRYMMMSPQVSHSSPVLPQDEYMTMASPQKHESAHSPLQTSFSGSTSDSDSPLHPQHGQTSEHSHPHWLLKVQQRQTDAVQSQRSISCSTRPQDDERQQSVMTSADQTRLSAQTGATSSPVRSGDGSGVMAPFVTSAPSYNRPVQASSYSGTGRSSRLQAASDRSVRRNRLFLCLPSCLQAKNRS